A genomic segment from Burkholderia plantarii encodes:
- a CDS encoding mannose-1-phosphate guanylyltransferase/mannose-6-phosphate isomerase gives MNPPSAVGLAPNAAAPSAAPASAPTAAPAGGTPQGAATAARVAVQPVVLAGGSGTRLWPMSREQFPKQLIGLLGDESLLQSTTRRLEGYDGDHPVSERLMVVCGDDHRFTTAEQLRLVGKDASIVLEPFGRDTAPALTIAALRVVAEQGDAVMTVMPADHAVADLARFQASLDAGIRHAMQGRIATMGILPTHAETGYGYIRVGSVIDAAGEGAVEVRKLARFVEKPHLELAQQYVSAGDYWWNSGIFIVRASVWLKAIRHFQPAIHEACAQAVALGDDDGTFFRLHRESFAASPANSIDYSVMEPLVNAPEVCESVVVPLDAGWSDVGSWDALWQISEKDEGGNVARGPVMLEGAASTFAHSEGRLIACVGTRDLIVVETPDAVLVADKARVQDVKKIVGRLKGDARVEASNHRKVHRPWGHYDSVDMGERFQVKRIVVKPGAQLSLQMHHHRAEHWIVVCGTARITRGEDTFLLSENESTYIPLGVTHRLENPGKMPLELIEVQSGSYLGEDDIVRFDDTYGRG, from the coding sequence ATGAATCCTCCCTCCGCCGTCGGCCTCGCGCCGAACGCCGCCGCGCCGTCCGCGGCTCCCGCCTCCGCCCCCACCGCCGCGCCCGCGGGCGGCACGCCCCAGGGCGCCGCGACGGCCGCCCGCGTGGCCGTGCAGCCGGTGGTGCTGGCGGGCGGTTCCGGCACGCGGCTCTGGCCGATGTCTCGTGAACAGTTCCCGAAACAGCTGATCGGCCTGCTCGGCGACGAATCGCTGCTGCAGTCGACCACGCGCCGCCTCGAAGGCTATGACGGCGATCATCCGGTCTCCGAACGACTGATGGTGGTGTGCGGCGACGATCACCGCTTCACGACCGCCGAGCAGCTGCGCCTGGTGGGCAAGGACGCGTCGATCGTGCTCGAGCCGTTCGGCCGCGACACCGCGCCGGCGCTGACGATCGCGGCGCTGCGCGTAGTCGCCGAGCAGGGCGATGCGGTGATGACGGTGATGCCGGCCGACCATGCGGTGGCCGACCTCGCGCGCTTCCAGGCCTCGCTCGACGCCGGTATCCGCCACGCGATGCAGGGCCGGATCGCCACCATGGGCATCCTGCCAACGCATGCCGAAACCGGCTACGGCTACATCCGCGTGGGCAGCGTGATCGACGCCGCCGGCGAAGGCGCGGTGGAAGTCCGCAAGCTCGCGCGCTTCGTCGAAAAACCGCATCTGGAACTGGCGCAGCAATACGTGAGCGCCGGCGACTACTGGTGGAACAGCGGCATCTTCATCGTGCGCGCGTCGGTCTGGCTCAAGGCGATCCGCCACTTCCAGCCCGCCATCCACGAGGCCTGCGCGCAGGCGGTGGCGCTCGGCGACGACGACGGCACGTTCTTCCGCCTGCACCGCGAGAGCTTCGCGGCCTCGCCGGCGAACTCGATCGACTATTCGGTGATGGAGCCGCTCGTCAACGCGCCGGAGGTCTGCGAAAGCGTGGTCGTGCCGCTCGACGCGGGCTGGTCCGACGTCGGCTCGTGGGACGCGCTCTGGCAGATCTCCGAGAAGGACGAAGGCGGCAACGTGGCGCGCGGGCCGGTGATGCTCGAGGGCGCGGCGTCCACCTTCGCGCACTCCGAGGGCCGGCTGATCGCCTGCGTCGGCACCCGCGACCTGATCGTGGTCGAAACGCCCGACGCGGTGCTGGTGGCCGACAAGGCGCGCGTGCAGGACGTCAAGAAGATCGTCGGCCGCCTGAAGGGCGACGCGCGCGTGGAGGCGTCGAACCACCGCAAGGTGCATCGCCCGTGGGGCCACTACGATTCGGTCGACATGGGCGAGCGCTTCCAGGTCAAGCGGATCGTCGTGAAGCCGGGCGCGCAACTCTCGCTGCAGATGCACCACCACCGCGCCGAGCACTGGATCGTGGTGTGCGGCACGGCGCGCATCACGCGCGGCGAGGACACGTTCCTGCTGTCCGAGAACGAATCGACCTATATCCCGCTCGGCGTCACGCACCGGCTCGAGAATCCCGGCAAGATGCCGCTCGAACTGATCGAGGTGCAGTCGGGGTCGTATCTCGGCGAGGACGACATCGTCCGCTTCGACGACACCTACGGCCGCGGCTGA